The following proteins are encoded in a genomic region of Entelurus aequoreus isolate RoL-2023_Sb linkage group LG01, RoL_Eaeq_v1.1, whole genome shotgun sequence:
- the LOC133646885 gene encoding rho GTPase-activating protein gacV-like isoform X2: protein MKVEMWKVHATLWRYVEFQQVLEGLSQHERKKVEDHLLREIEKARLIERQDANEQTYRAQEQIHLRDQQIYELKKELFKEKLKSLEKNQNQKAACEDEQDDSGLGTSRGPANKMPAAKRAKRGPTKKKKEQQGEEQQGEEQQAEEQQAEEQQGEEQQAEEQQ, encoded by the exons ATGAAGGTGGAGATGTGGAAGGTGCACGCCACGCTATGGCGCTATGTG gaATTTCAGCAGGTGTTGGAAGGATTGTCTCAACACGAGCGGAAAAAAGTGGAGGATCATCTCTTACGCGAAATCGAAAAGGCCAGACTCATAGAACGTCAAGATGCCAATGAGCAGACTTATCGCGCCCAAGAGCAGATTCATCTTCGCGACCAGCAGatttatgaattaaaaaaagagcTTTTCAAAGAAAAAT TAAAATCCCTGGAGAAAAACCAAAACCAAAAAG CCGCCTGTGAGGACGAGCAGGACGATTCCGGTTTAGGAACCAGCCGGGGCCCCGCTAATAAGATGCCGGCGGCCAAAAGGGCCAAAAGGGGTCCAACTAAG AAGAAGAAGGAGCAGCAGGGCGAGGAGCAGCAGGGCGAAGAGCAGCAGGCTGAGGAGCAGCAGGCTGAGGAGCAGCAGGGCGAGGAGCAGCAGGCTGAGGAGCAGCAGTAG
- the LOC133646885 gene encoding capping protein-inhibiting regulator of actin dynamics-like isoform X1 yields MKVEMWKVHATLWRYVEFQQVLEGLSQHERKKVEDHLLREIEKARLIERQDANEQTYRAQEQIHLRDQQIYELKKELFKEKLKSLEKNQNQKAACEDEQDDSGLGTSRGPANKMPAAKRAKRGPTKRKKEQQQDNSGLGTSRGPANKVPAAKRAKRGPTKKKKEQQGEEQQGEEQQAEEQQAEEQQGEEQQAEEQQ; encoded by the exons ATGAAGGTGGAGATGTGGAAGGTGCACGCCACGCTATGGCGCTATGTG gaATTTCAGCAGGTGTTGGAAGGATTGTCTCAACACGAGCGGAAAAAAGTGGAGGATCATCTCTTACGCGAAATCGAAAAGGCCAGACTCATAGAACGTCAAGATGCCAATGAGCAGACTTATCGCGCCCAAGAGCAGATTCATCTTCGCGACCAGCAGatttatgaattaaaaaaagagcTTTTCAAAGAAAAAT TAAAATCCCTGGAGAAAAACCAAAACCAAAAAG CCGCCTGTGAGGACGAGCAGGACGATTCCGGTTTAGGAACCAGCCGGGGCCCCGCTAATAAGATGCCGGCGGCCAAAAGGGCCAAAAGGGGTCCAACTAAG AGGAAGAAGGAGCAGCAGCAGGACAATTCTGGTTTAGGAACCAGCCGGGGCCCCGCTAATAAGGTGCCGGCGGCCAAAAGGGCCAAAAGGGGTCCAACTAAG AAGAAGAAGGAGCAGCAGGGCGAGGAGCAGCAGGGCGAAGAGCAGCAGGCTGAGGAGCAGCAGGCTGAGGAGCAGCAGGGCGAGGAGCAGCAGGCTGAGGAGCAGCAGTAG